In Microcoleus sp. AS-A8, the following are encoded in one genomic region:
- a CDS encoding PatA/PatG family cyanobactin maturation protease yields EPERCLVGKLNIPGAYQLLTGQPLLNIQAAAVRPQIVLPANSNSFPDSFESALTDFSQPLSEIHSPAPSQLITASATLADISPASSLPDLPLSQSPPLPLSLSPSTITPSAVSSKVYVLGTLGYDFGSEARRDTFKQQMPSVSINGVLVPANPYDARQMVNHLELSPAEGKSLIWTLNQELTPIYALEPQKAFASEIYAVFGMLLAGQIQPAESDDYIERVSIPGNLTDRTVELFSGQVVPVLALPNIRGMYGWQVNALVEAAVTTVSPEANEPDGVAMRRSLKSFLHRIYYDLRNLGHLDRDRALNFAATNAFQAASTFAEAINSGMGLDSIEVEKSPFCRLNSNCWDVKLKFFDSENSSRAKKVYRFTIDVANLMPVTLGKVRSWSVPR; encoded by the coding sequence CAGAACCAGAACGTTGTTTAGTGGGTAAATTAAATATTCCCGGTGCTTATCAATTACTAACGGGGCAGCCTTTACTTAATATTCAAGCCGCTGCTGTCCGTCCACAAATTGTTTTGCCAGCAAACAGCAATTCTTTCCCAGATAGTTTCGAGTCTGCGCTAACCGACTTTTCTCAACCTCTCAGCGAGATTCACTCTCCTGCACCCTCTCAACTCATCACCGCCTCAGCCACACTTGCAGACATCTCCCCTGCCTCCTCCTTGCCCGATCTCCCCCTCTCCCAATCTCCCCCTCTCCCCCTCTCCCTTTCCCCTTCCACCATCACACCCAGCGCCGTCTCCAGCAAAGTCTACGTCCTCGGCACCCTCGGCTACGATTTCGGCTCCGAAGCCCGTCGCGACACGTTCAAGCAACAGATGCCCTCCGTCAGCATCAATGGCGTTTTAGTTCCTGCCAATCCTTACGATGCCCGCCAGATGGTGAATCACCTAGAGTTAAGCCCTGCTGAAGGTAAATCTCTCATCTGGACGCTGAATCAGGAACTCACGCCCATCTACGCGCTAGAACCTCAAAAGGCTTTTGCCAGTGAAATCTATGCTGTCTTTGGGATGTTGCTGGCTGGACAAATTCAGCCCGCAGAGAGCGATGATTATATCGAGCGAGTAAGTATTCCGGGCAATTTGACCGATCGCACCGTGGAACTATTTTCCGGGCAGGTTGTTCCTGTCCTGGCACTGCCAAATATTAGAGGGATGTACGGTTGGCAAGTTAATGCCCTTGTCGAAGCAGCCGTTACCACTGTCAGCCCTGAAGCCAACGAACCTGATGGTGTGGCAATGCGGCGTTCCCTCAAGAGTTTTCTGCATCGCATCTACTACGACTTGCGAAACTTAGGACATCTCGATCGCGATCGCGCCCTCAATTTTGCAGCCACTAACGCCTTTCAAGCTGCCTCCACCTTTGCTGAAGCGATTAATAGCGGCATGGGACTAGACAGCATTGAAGTTGAAAAAAGCCCCTTTTGTCGCTTGAATAGTAATTGTTGGGATGTGAAACTGAAGTTTTTCGACTCAGAAAACAGCAGTCGCGCCAAAAAGGTGTATCGATTTACGATCGATGTTGCCAATCTCATGCCAGTCACTTTGGGCAAAGTGCGATCGTGGTCAGTTCCGCGTTAG
- a CDS encoding TniQ family protein: MQEVDESLPRLGYVEPYEGESISHYLGRLRRFKANSLPSAYSLGKLTELGGILGRWEKLYFNPFPSSEELEALGKLIRVDATRLAEMLPPPGTTMKPRPILLCAVCYAENPYHRIEWQFKERWGCDRHQLRLLGKCTNCETPFPIPALWVQGECPHCFLPFATMAKRQKSCRV; the protein is encoded by the coding sequence TTACGAAGGCGAGAGCATTAGTCATTATTTAGGACGCTTGCGGCGATTCAAGGCGAACAGCCTTCCCTCCGCCTATTCATTGGGAAAACTAACCGAGCTTGGTGGAATCTTGGGAAGATGGGAAAAACTATATTTCAATCCGTTTCCCTCCTCTGAAGAATTGGAAGCATTGGGGAAGCTAATTCGAGTGGATGCAACCCGACTCGCCGAGATGCTGCCACCCCCCGGCACAACCATGAAGCCAAGACCCATTCTTTTGTGTGCGGTTTGTTATGCGGAGAACCCCTATCATCGGATTGAGTGGCAATTTAAGGAGCGATGGGGGTGCGATCGCCACCAGTTGCGCTTGTTAGGGAAATGCACTAACTGTGAGACTCCATTCCCAATTCCTGCGTTATGGGTGCAAGGAGAGTGTCCCCATTGTTTTCTGCCGTTTGCTACGATGGCGAAACGACAAAAGTCCTGTAGAGTTTAG